Proteins from one Rhodoflexus caldus genomic window:
- a CDS encoding flavin-containing monooxygenase encodes MKNVCVIGAGPSGITAAKNLLDEGLQVTVYDYGKEVGGNWVFSEDESHSSVFETTHIISSKTLSQYADFPMPADYPDYPSHKQLAAYFQSYAQYFGLYPFIRFQTEVKEAELTADGKWLITTEHRGQTETAIFDALVVCNGHHWQPRWPSYPGQFAGEYIHSHHVKRFSRFKDKRVLVIGGGNSACDVAVESSRVSARTDISWRRGYWITPKFLFGEPADVVGKRMKFLPRSLWSRVSEFSIRLKFGSHKHYGLPEPDHRFGQTHPTINDELYYFMRHGKIHPRPEIARWEGHTVYFTDGSQAEYDTVVACTGYVIAHPFFDKSFIDYSQGEVPLYLRMMHPTIQNLYFIGLFQPLGCIWPAAELQAKIAARELAGKWQRPSNIQALIDKELKNPDFQQINTPRHTITVDFHRFSERLLKHLPKDYVRKEPRQAVATASELITNSSAS; translated from the coding sequence ATGAAAAACGTATGTGTTATCGGCGCAGGCCCTTCGGGCATTACGGCTGCCAAAAATTTACTGGATGAAGGTTTACAAGTTACGGTTTATGACTATGGCAAAGAGGTAGGCGGTAACTGGGTTTTCAGCGAAGATGAGTCTCACTCAAGTGTATTTGAAACAACACATATCATCAGTTCCAAAACACTTTCGCAGTATGCGGATTTCCCTATGCCTGCCGACTATCCCGATTATCCTTCCCACAAACAACTGGCTGCTTATTTCCAAAGTTACGCACAATATTTCGGCTTATACCCGTTTATCCGCTTTCAAACCGAAGTAAAAGAAGCGGAACTGACTGCCGACGGTAAGTGGCTGATTACCACCGAACATCGGGGACAAACAGAAACAGCGATATTTGATGCGCTGGTGGTTTGCAACGGCCATCATTGGCAACCTCGGTGGCCTTCCTATCCCGGTCAGTTTGCGGGGGAATATATCCATTCACACCATGTGAAAAGGTTCAGCCGCTTTAAGGACAAGCGCGTGCTGGTTATTGGCGGAGGCAACTCTGCCTGCGATGTGGCGGTGGAGAGCAGTCGTGTTTCTGCCCGCACCGACATCAGTTGGCGACGCGGCTATTGGATTACCCCAAAATTCCTATTTGGCGAACCTGCCGATGTGGTGGGCAAGCGCATGAAATTTTTACCGCGCAGCCTCTGGTCGCGAGTGTCGGAGTTCAGTATTCGCCTCAAATTTGGTTCGCACAAGCACTACGGGCTGCCTGAACCCGACCACCGCTTCGGGCAAACACACCCGACCATCAACGATGAATTGTACTATTTCATGCGGCACGGCAAAATACATCCCCGCCCCGAAATTGCCCGTTGGGAAGGTCATACCGTTTACTTTACGGACGGTTCGCAGGCCGAATATGATACGGTAGTTGCCTGTACGGGCTATGTTATCGCACATCCGTTTTTTGACAAGTCCTTTATTGACTATTCACAAGGCGAAGTGCCACTCTACCTGCGCATGATGCACCCAACGATTCAGAATTTGTATTTTATCGGGTTGTTTCAACCTTTGGGCTGCATTTGGCCGGCGGCAGAATTACAGGCAAAAATTGCCGCACGCGAATTAGCGGGTAAATGGCAACGGCCGTCCAACATTCAAGCCCTGATAGACAAAGAATTAAAAAATCCTGATTTTCAGCAGATTAACACACCGCGTCATACTATTACGGTGGACTTTCACCGTTTTTCGGAACGCTTGCTCAAGCATTTGCCCAAAGATTATGTGCGAAAAGAGCCTCGGCAAGCCGTTGCGACTGCTTCGGAACTTATCACCAACAGCAGCGCATCCTGA
- the tsaD gene encoding tRNA (adenosine(37)-N6)-threonylcarbamoyltransferase complex transferase subunit TsaD, producing the protein MNTHITLLAIESSCDETSAAVLRNGQLLSNVTANQEVHVQYGGVVPELASRAHQQHIVPVVAAALQQARVTVDDLQAIAFTRGPGLLGSLLVGASFAKGLALARNIPLIDVHHMHAHVLAHFIEDPKPPFPFLCLTVSGGHTQIVHVKSPTDMQIIGETQDDAVGEAFDKAAKMLGLPYPGGPLIDKHAKNGNPLRFTFPEVSTPALNFSFSGIKTAFLYFLQEQQQKNPAFIAENLADICASMQHTLITMLLKKLRKAARQTGISHIAIAGGVSANTGLRQALAEMGATEGWQVYVPRFEYCTDNAAMIAMAAYYKYLAGDFCGQEVSPMPRMAF; encoded by the coding sequence ATGAACACCCACATCACTCTGCTTGCCATAGAATCTTCGTGCGATGAAACCTCTGCGGCGGTTTTGCGCAACGGGCAACTGCTCAGCAACGTAACCGCCAATCAGGAAGTGCACGTCCAATACGGAGGTGTTGTACCCGAACTTGCTTCGCGGGCGCACCAGCAACACATTGTGCCCGTAGTAGCTGCCGCGCTGCAACAAGCCCGCGTTACCGTTGATGATTTGCAGGCTATCGCATTTACGCGAGGCCCCGGGCTGTTGGGTTCGCTGCTCGTGGGTGCTTCTTTTGCCAAGGGATTGGCTTTGGCGCGCAATATTCCGCTCATAGACGTGCATCATATGCACGCACACGTATTGGCGCACTTTATTGAAGACCCCAAGCCGCCGTTCCCGTTTTTGTGCCTCACGGTCAGTGGCGGGCATACGCAGATTGTGCACGTCAAAAGCCCGACCGATATGCAAATCATCGGCGAAACGCAAGACGATGCCGTGGGGGAGGCCTTTGACAAAGCCGCCAAAATGCTGGGATTGCCCTACCCGGGCGGCCCGCTGATAGACAAACACGCCAAAAACGGCAATCCGTTGCGCTTTACTTTTCCTGAGGTAAGCACGCCCGCACTGAACTTTTCGTTTAGCGGCATCAAGACGGCGTTTCTCTACTTTTTGCAGGAGCAGCAGCAAAAAAATCCTGCGTTCATTGCCGAGAACCTCGCCGATATTTGCGCCTCCATGCAGCACACACTTATTACCATGTTGCTGAAAAAATTGCGCAAAGCAGCCCGACAAACGGGCATCAGCCACATTGCCATTGCAGGCGGCGTTTCTGCCAACACTGGGCTGCGCCAAGCTCTGGCCGAAATGGGCGCAACCGAAGGCTGGCAGGTCTATGTACCTCGCTTTGAGTACTGCACCGACAACGCAGCAATGATTGCAATGGCTGCCTACTACAAATACCTTGCGGGCGATTTTTGCGGGCAAGAAGTCAGCCCCATGCCGCGCATGGCGTTCTGA
- a CDS encoding HNH endonuclease: MSADRLQELVFLRANGLCEYCKSPAKISLQPFVIEHVIPQSKGGNTTEDNLARLLARDVTTTNTIKYKAKIPYHNRMYLCSIRDSNNGTNTSHGAIM; this comes from the coding sequence ATGTCTGCTGACAGGCTGCAAGAGTTGGTATTTCTCCGGGCAAATGGCTTGTGCGAATACTGTAAAAGTCCGGCAAAAATATCATTACAACCCTTTGTAATAGAACATGTTATTCCCCAAAGCAAAGGAGGTAACACCACAGAGGACAACCTTGCGCGCTTGCTTGCCAGGGATGTAACAACCACAAATACAATAAAATACAAGGCAAAGATTCCGTATCACAACAGGATGTACCTTTGTTCCATTCGCGACAGCAACAATGGAACGAACACTTCGCATGGAGCCATCATGTAG